A genome region from Mastacembelus armatus chromosome 8, fMasArm1.2, whole genome shotgun sequence includes the following:
- the rundc3aa gene encoding RUN domain-containing protein 3A isoform X2, whose translation MESGCIQTAMAMGLTSKKASARSVGVERKNLITVCRFSVKTLLEKYTAEPIDDSSEEFINFAAILEHILSHRFKGNTAGSGSWFSSDGQRSFWEYIRLACSKVQNNCIASIENIENISTSRAKGRAWIRVALMEKRLSEYVSTALRDTRTTRRFYDDGAIMLREEATVLTGMLIGLSAIDFSFCLKGETLDGKSPAVIDYTPYLKFTQSYDYLSDEEDRRSVDSSNSEESVPEHPYIPLVTDEESWSNKCRKMEQRFKIVYAQKGYLEELVRLRESQLKNVETETKRLRAKVEELTVQGQQEKKELEAIVLELQAQLSALMPCDSSHLAKDLTIPLVNQWTTITNNQGDVKLFRRSFHSLEQLSAEVSLNSDSQKTDGRQNGDNAWTSAGKDNTPSMLGLCGSLASLPSSKSLASLKSSECLVNISTEPSPALSPS comes from the exons ATTCTCTGTAAAGACTCTCCTAGAAAAGTACACAGCAGAGCCCATAGATGACTCATCCGAAGAGTTTATTAACTTTGCGGCTATTTTAGAGCACATCCTCAGCCACCGCTTCAAAGGTAACACTGCAG GTTCTGGAAGCTGGTTCAGCTCAGATGGACAGCGCAGTTTCTGGGAATACATCCGGCTTGCGTGCAGCAAGGTGCAGAACAACTGCATCGCCAGCATCGAAAACATCGAGAACATCAGCACATCACGAGCCAAG GGGCGTGCGTGGATTCGAGTGGCGCTGATGGAGAAACGTCTGTCTGAATATGTTTCCACTGCACTGAGAGACACACGAACGACCAG GAGGTTCTATGATGATGGAGCCATAATGCTGAGAGAGGAGGCTACAGTCCTGACCGGCATGTTGATTGGACTCAGTGCCATTGATTTCAG TTTCTGCTTGAAGGGGGAGACTCTGGATGGGAAATCCCCTGCTGTGATTGACTACACACCCTACTTAAAGTTCACTCAGAG CTACGACTACCTGAGTGATGAGGAGGATCGCCGCAGCGTGGACAGCAGCAACAGCGAGGAGAGCGTCCCAGAGCATCCTTACATCCCCCTGGTGACTGACGAGGAGAGCTGGAGCAACAAGTGTCGCAAGATGGAGCAAAGATTCAAGATTGTCTACGCCCAGAAG GGTTACCTGGAGGAGCTTGTGCGCCTGCGGGAGTCACAGCTGAAGAATGTGGAGACGGAGACCAAGCGTCTGAGAGCAAAGGTGGAGGAGCTGACCGTCCAGGGGCAGCAAGAGAAGAAGGAGCTGGAGGCCATTGTGCTGGAGCTGCAGGCACAAct TTCTGCCCTCATGCCTTGTGATTCCTCTCACCTGGCTAAAGACCTCACCATCCCGCTGGTCAACCAATGGACCACAATCACAAACAACCAAGGCGATGTCAAGCTTTTCCGCAG GAGTTTCCATAGTTTGGAGCAGCTTTCTGCTGAAGTGAGTCTGAACTCTGACTCCCAGAAGACTGATGGGAGACAGAATGGAGACAATGCCTGGACTTCAGCag GGAAAGACAACACTCCTTCCATGTTGGGTCTGTGTGGCTCTCTGGCCTCATTACCAAGCTCCAAGTCCTTGGCCAGCCTCAAGTCCAGTGAGTGTTTGGTTAATATCAGCACCGAACCCAGCCCCGCACTCTCTCCCAGCTAG
- the rundc3aa gene encoding RUN domain-containing protein 3A isoform X1, producing the protein MESGCIQTAMAMGLTSKKASARSVGVERKNLITVCRFSVKTLLEKYTAEPIDDSSEEFINFAAILEHILSHRFKGNTAGSGSWFSSDGQRSFWEYIRLACSKVQNNCIASIENIENISTSRAKGRAWIRVALMEKRLSEYVSTALRDTRTTRRFYDDGAIMLREEATVLTGMLIGLSAIDFSFCLKGETLDGKSPAVIDYTPYLKFTQSYDYLSDEEDRRSVDSSNSEESVPEHPYIPLVTDEESWSNKCRKMEQRFKIVYAQKGYLEELVRLRESQLKNVETETKRLRAKVEELTVQGQQEKKELEAIVLELQAQLSALMPCDSSHLAKDLTIPLVNQWTTITNNQGDVKLFRRRSFHSLEQLSAEVSLNSDSQKTDGRQNGDNAWTSAGKDNTPSMLGLCGSLASLPSSKSLASLKSSECLVNISTEPSPALSPS; encoded by the exons ATTCTCTGTAAAGACTCTCCTAGAAAAGTACACAGCAGAGCCCATAGATGACTCATCCGAAGAGTTTATTAACTTTGCGGCTATTTTAGAGCACATCCTCAGCCACCGCTTCAAAGGTAACACTGCAG GTTCTGGAAGCTGGTTCAGCTCAGATGGACAGCGCAGTTTCTGGGAATACATCCGGCTTGCGTGCAGCAAGGTGCAGAACAACTGCATCGCCAGCATCGAAAACATCGAGAACATCAGCACATCACGAGCCAAG GGGCGTGCGTGGATTCGAGTGGCGCTGATGGAGAAACGTCTGTCTGAATATGTTTCCACTGCACTGAGAGACACACGAACGACCAG GAGGTTCTATGATGATGGAGCCATAATGCTGAGAGAGGAGGCTACAGTCCTGACCGGCATGTTGATTGGACTCAGTGCCATTGATTTCAG TTTCTGCTTGAAGGGGGAGACTCTGGATGGGAAATCCCCTGCTGTGATTGACTACACACCCTACTTAAAGTTCACTCAGAG CTACGACTACCTGAGTGATGAGGAGGATCGCCGCAGCGTGGACAGCAGCAACAGCGAGGAGAGCGTCCCAGAGCATCCTTACATCCCCCTGGTGACTGACGAGGAGAGCTGGAGCAACAAGTGTCGCAAGATGGAGCAAAGATTCAAGATTGTCTACGCCCAGAAG GGTTACCTGGAGGAGCTTGTGCGCCTGCGGGAGTCACAGCTGAAGAATGTGGAGACGGAGACCAAGCGTCTGAGAGCAAAGGTGGAGGAGCTGACCGTCCAGGGGCAGCAAGAGAAGAAGGAGCTGGAGGCCATTGTGCTGGAGCTGCAGGCACAAct TTCTGCCCTCATGCCTTGTGATTCCTCTCACCTGGCTAAAGACCTCACCATCCCGCTGGTCAACCAATGGACCACAATCACAAACAACCAAGGCGATGTCAAGCTTTTCCGCAG GAGGAGTTTCCATAGTTTGGAGCAGCTTTCTGCTGAAGTGAGTCTGAACTCTGACTCCCAGAAGACTGATGGGAGACAGAATGGAGACAATGCCTGGACTTCAGCag GGAAAGACAACACTCCTTCCATGTTGGGTCTGTGTGGCTCTCTGGCCTCATTACCAAGCTCCAAGTCCTTGGCCAGCCTCAAGTCCAGTGAGTGTTTGGTTAATATCAGCACCGAACCCAGCCCCGCACTCTCTCCCAGCTAG
- the rundc3aa gene encoding RUN domain-containing protein 3A isoform X3 — protein MESGCIQTAMAMGLTSKKASARSVGVERKNLITVCRFSVKTLLEKYTAEPIDDSSEEFINFAAILEHILSHRFKGSGSWFSSDGQRSFWEYIRLACSKVQNNCIASIENIENISTSRAKGRAWIRVALMEKRLSEYVSTALRDTRTTRRFYDDGAIMLREEATVLTGMLIGLSAIDFSFCLKGETLDGKSPAVIDYTPYLKFTQSYDYLSDEEDRRSVDSSNSEESVPEHPYIPLVTDEESWSNKCRKMEQRFKIVYAQKGYLEELVRLRESQLKNVETETKRLRAKVEELTVQGQQEKKELEAIVLELQAQLSALMPCDSSHLAKDLTIPLVNQWTTITNNQGDVKLFRRRSFHSLEQLSAEVSLNSDSQKTDGRQNGDNAWTSAGKDNTPSMLGLCGSLASLPSSKSLASLKSSECLVNISTEPSPALSPS, from the exons ATTCTCTGTAAAGACTCTCCTAGAAAAGTACACAGCAGAGCCCATAGATGACTCATCCGAAGAGTTTATTAACTTTGCGGCTATTTTAGAGCACATCCTCAGCCACCGCTTCAAAG GTTCTGGAAGCTGGTTCAGCTCAGATGGACAGCGCAGTTTCTGGGAATACATCCGGCTTGCGTGCAGCAAGGTGCAGAACAACTGCATCGCCAGCATCGAAAACATCGAGAACATCAGCACATCACGAGCCAAG GGGCGTGCGTGGATTCGAGTGGCGCTGATGGAGAAACGTCTGTCTGAATATGTTTCCACTGCACTGAGAGACACACGAACGACCAG GAGGTTCTATGATGATGGAGCCATAATGCTGAGAGAGGAGGCTACAGTCCTGACCGGCATGTTGATTGGACTCAGTGCCATTGATTTCAG TTTCTGCTTGAAGGGGGAGACTCTGGATGGGAAATCCCCTGCTGTGATTGACTACACACCCTACTTAAAGTTCACTCAGAG CTACGACTACCTGAGTGATGAGGAGGATCGCCGCAGCGTGGACAGCAGCAACAGCGAGGAGAGCGTCCCAGAGCATCCTTACATCCCCCTGGTGACTGACGAGGAGAGCTGGAGCAACAAGTGTCGCAAGATGGAGCAAAGATTCAAGATTGTCTACGCCCAGAAG GGTTACCTGGAGGAGCTTGTGCGCCTGCGGGAGTCACAGCTGAAGAATGTGGAGACGGAGACCAAGCGTCTGAGAGCAAAGGTGGAGGAGCTGACCGTCCAGGGGCAGCAAGAGAAGAAGGAGCTGGAGGCCATTGTGCTGGAGCTGCAGGCACAAct TTCTGCCCTCATGCCTTGTGATTCCTCTCACCTGGCTAAAGACCTCACCATCCCGCTGGTCAACCAATGGACCACAATCACAAACAACCAAGGCGATGTCAAGCTTTTCCGCAG GAGGAGTTTCCATAGTTTGGAGCAGCTTTCTGCTGAAGTGAGTCTGAACTCTGACTCCCAGAAGACTGATGGGAGACAGAATGGAGACAATGCCTGGACTTCAGCag GGAAAGACAACACTCCTTCCATGTTGGGTCTGTGTGGCTCTCTGGCCTCATTACCAAGCTCCAAGTCCTTGGCCAGCCTCAAGTCCAGTGAGTGTTTGGTTAATATCAGCACCGAACCCAGCCCCGCACTCTCTCCCAGCTAG
- the rundc3aa gene encoding RUN domain-containing protein 3A isoform X4, which translates to MESGCIQTAMAMGLTSKKASARSVGVERKNLITVCRFSVKTLLEKYTAEPIDDSSEEFINFAAILEHILSHRFKGNTAGSGSWFSSDGQRSFWEYIRLACSKVQNNCIASIENIENISTSRAKGRAWIRVALMEKRLSEYVSTALRDTRTTRRFYDDGAIMLREEATVLTGMLIGLSAIDFSFCLKGETLDGKSPAVIDYTPYLKFTQSYDYLSDEEDRRSVDSSNSEESVPEHPYIPLVTDEESWSNKCRKMEQRFKIVYAQKGYLEELVRLRESQLKNVETETKRLRAKVEELTVQGQQEKKELEAIVLELQAQLSALMPCDSSHLAKDLTIPLVNQWTTITNNQGDVKLFRRRSFHSLEQLSAEVSLNSDSQKTDGRQNGDNAWTSGKTTLLPCWVCVALWPHYQAPSPWPASSPVSVWLISAPNPAPHSLPARSSRPTTAEI; encoded by the exons ATTCTCTGTAAAGACTCTCCTAGAAAAGTACACAGCAGAGCCCATAGATGACTCATCCGAAGAGTTTATTAACTTTGCGGCTATTTTAGAGCACATCCTCAGCCACCGCTTCAAAGGTAACACTGCAG GTTCTGGAAGCTGGTTCAGCTCAGATGGACAGCGCAGTTTCTGGGAATACATCCGGCTTGCGTGCAGCAAGGTGCAGAACAACTGCATCGCCAGCATCGAAAACATCGAGAACATCAGCACATCACGAGCCAAG GGGCGTGCGTGGATTCGAGTGGCGCTGATGGAGAAACGTCTGTCTGAATATGTTTCCACTGCACTGAGAGACACACGAACGACCAG GAGGTTCTATGATGATGGAGCCATAATGCTGAGAGAGGAGGCTACAGTCCTGACCGGCATGTTGATTGGACTCAGTGCCATTGATTTCAG TTTCTGCTTGAAGGGGGAGACTCTGGATGGGAAATCCCCTGCTGTGATTGACTACACACCCTACTTAAAGTTCACTCAGAG CTACGACTACCTGAGTGATGAGGAGGATCGCCGCAGCGTGGACAGCAGCAACAGCGAGGAGAGCGTCCCAGAGCATCCTTACATCCCCCTGGTGACTGACGAGGAGAGCTGGAGCAACAAGTGTCGCAAGATGGAGCAAAGATTCAAGATTGTCTACGCCCAGAAG GGTTACCTGGAGGAGCTTGTGCGCCTGCGGGAGTCACAGCTGAAGAATGTGGAGACGGAGACCAAGCGTCTGAGAGCAAAGGTGGAGGAGCTGACCGTCCAGGGGCAGCAAGAGAAGAAGGAGCTGGAGGCCATTGTGCTGGAGCTGCAGGCACAAct TTCTGCCCTCATGCCTTGTGATTCCTCTCACCTGGCTAAAGACCTCACCATCCCGCTGGTCAACCAATGGACCACAATCACAAACAACCAAGGCGATGTCAAGCTTTTCCGCAG GAGGAGTTTCCATAGTTTGGAGCAGCTTTCTGCTGAAGTGAGTCTGAACTCTGACTCCCAGAAGACTGATGGGAGACAGAATGGAGACAATGCCTGGACTTCA GGAAAGACAACACTCCTTCCATGTTGGGTCTGTGTGGCTCTCTGGCCTCATTACCAAGCTCCAAGTCCTTGGCCAGCCTCAAGTCCAGTGAGTGTTTGGTTAATATCAGCACCGAACCCAGCCCCGCACTCTCTCCCAGCTAGGAGCTCCAGACCAACAACAGCCGAGATTTGA
- the fam117aa gene encoding protein FAM117A: MSGRSGGAPRGCSNPSLQPLRATVPYQLQRGSALLCREVKTADRTTARPPRPTIRRTLSLDAIVGPYLQGQWPKEAESTAVTCVNDKATQTPSSWAEETRGRRSAGGHKRSASWGSAEHLREVAKLRHQLQKRSRHAPPSAGCELPHHVLPSGHAAGVTQTMPLLPLNRLAPRLRRSVEGLNLELEEVFVSEKPDDQHGILDIPDGHRAPVPAQRCSSGSQSEPSPGPLDPSLLSPSQSPCPLDPLLLSPSNSPCPLDPALLSPSQSPCPMGEPEAVDCETLCPSLSTSLPSFALDPPFFQPCSSSPRPNKTYSFQREPPEGCERVRVCEEAMSPCQDEPLLQPSCPDPNKVNFTPHGGSAFCPVSLLKPLLPSMDLLFRGLSVSPVTGCPGQASPTRHLGMQ; encoded by the exons ATGTCGGGCAGAAGTGGAGGAGCGCCTCGGGGGTGCAGCAACCCCAGCCTGCAGCCCCTCAGAGCCACAGTCCCATACCAGCTCCAGAGGGGCTCAGCTCTGCTCTGCAGAGAGGTCAAGACGG CTGACAGGACCACGGCTCGGCCACCGAGACCCACCATCCGCAGGACGCTTTCTCTGGATGCCATTGTTGGACCCTATCTGCAGGGGCAGTGGCCCAAAGAGGCGGAGAGCACGGCGGTTACCTGTGTCAACGACAAAGCCACGCAG ACTCCAAGTTCCTGGGCAGAGGAGACCAGAGGTAGAAGAAGCGCCGGCGGGCACAAGCGCTCAGCTTCGTGGGGCAGTGCAGAGCACCTGAGGGAG GTGGCCAAGCTGAGGCACCAGTTGCAGAAGCGCTCCCGCCATGCCCCTCCTTCGGCAGGGTGCGAGCTGCCCCACCACGTCCTGCCGTCAGGTCACGCAGCAGGCGTCACTCAG ACAATGCCCCTGTTGCCGCTGAACAGACTCGCCCCGAGACTGCGTCGTAGCGTTGAAGGCCTGAacctggagctggaggaggtgtttgtgtctgagaaACCTGACGATCAACATGGG ATTTTGGATATCCCCGATGGCCACAGGGCGCCTGTCCCTGCCCAGAGATGCAGCAGTGGCTCTCAGAGTGAACCTTCTCCTGGTCCCCTGGATCCTtcactcctctctccttctcagtCTCCTTGTCCTCTAGATCCATTACTTCTGTCACCTTCAAACTCCCCTTGCCCACTGGACCCAGCACTACTATCTCCATCCCAGTCTCCATGCCCCATGGGAGAGCCAG AGGCGGTGGACTGTGAGACCCTCTGTCCTTCTCTGTCAACATCGCTTCCTTCATTTGCCCTGGATCCTCCTTTCTTCCaaccctgctcctcctctcctcgTCCAAACAAAACCTACTCCTTCCAGCGCGAGCCGCCAGAGGGATGCGAGCGAGTTCGAGTATGTGAAGAGGCAAT GTCTCCATGTCAGGATGAACCTCTCCTCCAGCCATCCTGTCCTGATCCCAATAAAGTCAACTTTACCCCCCACGGAGGCTCAGCTTTCTGCCCTGTCAGTCTTCTGAAGCCCCTCCTGCCCTCCATGGACCTCCTCTTCCGCGGGCTGTCTGTGTCTCCTGTCACTGGGTGCCCAGGTCAAGCCTCTCCTACCAGACACCTTGGTATGCAGTAG